From Mucilaginibacter rubeus, a single genomic window includes:
- a CDS encoding helix-turn-helix domain-containing protein: MKLSVTEQSTGGDLLLLINEKHFDRMFYTRDRQHKYLTIAWNRGEKQTVTIDEVDYDFLPNTILPLMVNQSFRFERPEDIVAWQFNRDFYCIVDHDEEVSCVGFLFYGSSEQVFVSLDETMKFKLQRLLDIFIEEFETTDNIQIDMLRMLLKRLIILVTRLAKAHRGQSEAIADEKFGTIRKFNLMVENNYREHHTVAYYAQQLNKSPKTLSNLFALYNHKTPLQVIQERLIIEAKRLLYYTDKSAKEITYELGFDDAAYFSNFFKKHTSFSPTDFRNNKLLVAEGK, encoded by the coding sequence ATGAAACTATCGGTTACAGAACAATCTACAGGCGGCGATTTGCTGTTGCTTATCAATGAAAAACATTTCGACAGGATGTTTTACACGCGCGATCGTCAGCATAAATACCTCACCATAGCCTGGAACAGGGGCGAAAAGCAAACCGTTACCATTGATGAGGTGGATTATGATTTTTTGCCCAATACCATTTTGCCTTTAATGGTTAACCAGTCCTTCCGTTTTGAACGGCCCGAGGATATTGTGGCCTGGCAGTTTAACCGTGATTTTTATTGCATTGTTGACCATGATGAAGAGGTAAGCTGTGTGGGTTTCCTGTTTTACGGCAGCTCGGAGCAAGTATTTGTAAGCCTTGATGAAACCATGAAGTTTAAGTTGCAGCGCCTGCTTGATATTTTTATTGAAGAGTTTGAAACGACAGACAATATTCAGATAGATATGCTCCGGATGTTGCTGAAACGCCTCATTATTCTTGTAACCCGCCTGGCCAAGGCTCATCGTGGGCAAAGCGAGGCAATAGCCGATGAAAAATTTGGCACCATCCGCAAATTTAACCTGATGGTGGAGAATAATTACCGCGAGCACCATACGGTAGCCTATTACGCGCAGCAGTTAAATAAATCGCCTAAAACGCTGTCAAACCTTTTCGCTTTGTATAACCATAAAACACCTTTGCAGGTGATACAGGAGCGGCTTATTATTGAAGCTAAACGGTTGCTATACTATACCGACAAGTCGGCAAAGGAAATTACCTATGAACTTGGCTTTGATGACGCGGCTTATTTCAGTAATTTCTTTAAAAAACATACCTCGTTTTCACCCACCGATTTCAGAAATAACAAGCTTTTAGTTGCCGAAGGGAAATAA
- a CDS encoding carboxymuconolactone decarboxylase family protein, translating to MKTFAIPTREQVTPENQAIFDTLTKVVGRVPNLFAVFATSDHALANYITLSNGKTSLRAKEKEAVNLIVSQVNDCAYCSAAHTAIAKMNGFTDDQILEIRGGSASFDPKIDALVKVAKSITENKGHADHQVVENFYAAGYTQANLIDVVVAVGDKTITNYVYALTQVPVDWPAIPEVK from the coding sequence ATGAAAACTTTCGCAATTCCAACAAGAGAACAAGTAACTCCAGAAAACCAAGCCATATTTGATACATTAACCAAAGTAGTGGGCCGCGTGCCAAACCTGTTTGCAGTTTTTGCAACTTCAGACCATGCGCTTGCTAACTATATAACACTTTCAAACGGTAAAACATCATTGCGTGCTAAAGAAAAAGAAGCCGTAAACCTTATAGTAAGCCAGGTAAATGATTGTGCTTACTGTTCTGCCGCCCACACTGCTATCGCTAAAATGAACGGTTTTACCGATGACCAGATCCTTGAAATTCGTGGTGGTTCAGCTTCATTTGATCCTAAAATTGATGCTTTGGTTAAAGTAGCCAAATCAATTACCGAGAATAAAGGTCATGCCGATCATCAAGTGGTTGAAAACTTTTACGCTGCCGGTTATACACAAGCCAACCTGATTGACGTAGTTGTGGCCGTTGGCGATAAAACCATCACCAACTATGTATACGCTTTAACCCAGGTTCCAGTTGACTGGCCAGCTATCCCGGAAGTCAAATAA
- a CDS encoding pyridoxamine 5'-phosphate oxidase family protein — protein sequence MNFARFAFTDGVKKLQEKYGSRPAYARMENMLADKEGITEAEQMFIESRDSFYMSSIGENGYPYIQHRGGPAGFIKVIDSHTLGVVDFRGNKQYISVGNVMAHPQVSLFLMDYPHKTRLKIYADARIVELADNPELFDLIDPSEYKHTAERMLIFDVKAFDWNCPQHITPRYTVEEIKEAFAPQNEYVLKLEYEIARLKKQLEEK from the coding sequence ATGAACTTTGCACGTTTTGCATTTACCGATGGGGTAAAAAAACTCCAGGAAAAATATGGCAGCCGCCCGGCTTACGCCCGTATGGAAAATATGCTGGCCGATAAGGAGGGGATCACCGAGGCCGAACAAATGTTTATTGAAAGCCGGGATAGTTTTTACATGTCCAGCATAGGCGAAAACGGTTACCCGTATATTCAGCACAGGGGAGGTCCCGCTGGTTTTATCAAGGTGATAGATAGCCATACGCTTGGTGTAGTTGATTTTAGGGGAAACAAGCAATATATTTCTGTTGGCAATGTGATGGCGCACCCGCAGGTATCTTTGTTTTTGATGGATTATCCGCATAAAACAAGGCTCAAAATCTACGCCGACGCCCGGATTGTTGAACTTGCCGATAATCCCGAATTGTTTGATTTGATTGATCCGTCAGAATATAAACACACCGCCGAACGGATGCTCATTTTTGATGTAAAAGCGTTTGATTGGAATTGCCCGCAGCATATTACGCCACGTTACACTGTTGAAGAGATCAAAGAAGCCTTCGCCCCGCAAAATGAGTATGTATTAAAGCTGGAATACGAAATAGCCAGGCTTAAAAAACAGCTGGAAGAAAAGTAA
- a CDS encoding VOC family protein — protein sequence MSNNQQIIPMLAYEDGLAAMGWLCDVFGFTENMRMTDDAGRLAHGELKMGDSLVMLAEPSPNYQGPAHHAQNCETAAKWGTVPYIINGVLVYVDDVVAHYNIAKSKGAIILSELEYGFPGTRYRAADLEGQRWMFMQIEKN from the coding sequence ATGAGCAATAACCAGCAAATAATTCCGATGCTTGCCTATGAAGATGGCCTTGCGGCTATGGGCTGGTTATGTGATGTATTTGGGTTTACCGAAAACATGCGGATGACGGATGACGCTGGTCGCCTTGCTCACGGTGAGCTAAAAATGGGCGATAGCCTGGTGATGCTGGCCGAGCCTTCACCTAATTATCAGGGGCCGGCGCATCATGCTCAAAATTGTGAAACTGCTGCCAAATGGGGCACAGTGCCTTACATTATAAACGGCGTTTTAGTTTATGTAGATGACGTTGTAGCTCATTATAATATTGCGAAAAGCAAAGGCGCGATCATACTAAGCGAGCTTGAATATGGCTTTCCAGGTACCCGTTATCGCGCTGCTGATCTTGAAGGGCAACGCTGGATGTTTATGCAAATTGAAAAAAATTAA
- a CDS encoding ROK family protein: MEVTTKGVKGSQLKNMIIKRLYFNKAMSCAGLSELFDKSIPSIAKAINELMHEGFVVEQGYAPSSGGRRPLMYSVKSSAMHILAIALDQLTARIQMFDLLNNPVADMLTFELKLLNNPDALPKLVEEINSYIAHSGISKDKIAGIGIGMPGFINITEGINYTYLDAGGQSLTAYLTSKTGIATYIDNDSSLIALAEQKFGIAKAQQEVMVINLGWGIGLGMIVNGKLFRGHNGFAGELSHIPLSEDGSLCECGKRGCLEAEASLLVVARKAIEGIKKGRVTSLKYNEEDHSKLIGDALLDAANNGDQFAIELLSDAGYKIGKAIAILIHIMNPAIIVLSGRGAKVAKILTAPMQQALHKYCIPRLAAGTELLVSELGFDAELIGAAVLVMENFDRVVKTKAVKAAKSAAA; the protein is encoded by the coding sequence ATGGAAGTTACGACTAAAGGGGTAAAAGGCAGCCAGTTAAAAAATATGATCATTAAAAGGCTTTATTTTAATAAGGCCATGTCGTGTGCTGGATTAAGTGAGTTATTTGATAAAAGTATCCCTTCTATAGCTAAAGCTATAAATGAATTAATGCATGAGGGCTTTGTGGTTGAGCAGGGTTATGCCCCGTCAAGCGGTGGGCGCCGGCCGTTAATGTACTCGGTAAAATCAAGTGCCATGCATATCTTGGCTATCGCGCTTGATCAGCTCACGGCCCGCATACAGATGTTTGATTTATTGAACAATCCGGTTGCAGATATGCTCACCTTTGAGCTTAAACTGCTTAATAACCCGGATGCTTTACCTAAACTGGTTGAAGAGATCAATAGTTACATCGCGCATAGTGGCATTTCTAAAGATAAAATCGCAGGCATTGGCATTGGTATGCCCGGATTTATAAATATCACCGAAGGTATCAACTACACTTATCTGGATGCCGGCGGACAAAGCTTAACCGCCTATCTCACTTCAAAAACAGGTATCGCTACTTATATCGATAACGACTCGAGTCTTATAGCGCTTGCCGAGCAAAAGTTTGGTATTGCCAAAGCACAGCAGGAAGTTATGGTGATAAACCTGGGTTGGGGTATTGGTTTGGGGATGATTGTAAACGGCAAACTCTTCCGCGGACATAATGGCTTTGCAGGTGAACTAAGCCATATCCCACTGTCGGAAGATGGCTCCCTTTGTGAGTGCGGTAAACGCGGTTGTCTTGAAGCCGAGGCTTCATTACTTGTTGTGGCCCGAAAAGCCATTGAAGGTATTAAAAAAGGTCGTGTAACCAGTTTAAAATATAATGAGGAGGATCATTCTAAGCTAATAGGTGATGCCCTTTTGGATGCAGCGAACAATGGTGATCAGTTTGCGATCGAGTTGCTTTCTGACGCAGGTTATAAAATAGGGAAGGCCATTGCAATCCTTATCCACATCATGAATCCGGCTATCATTGTTTTGAGTGGTCGCGGCGCTAAAGTGGCTAAGATCCTAACAGCACCTATGCAGCAGGCATTACATAAATACTGTATCCCGCGCCTTGCCGCCGGTACCGAACTGCTGGTATCCGAACTTGGTTTTGATGCCGAACTCATCGGTGCAGCCGTACTGGTAATGGAAAACTTTGACCGTGTGGTAAAAACTAAAGCCGTTAAAGCAGCCAAGAGCGCGGCGGCGTAA
- a CDS encoding hydroxymethylglutaryl-CoA lyase: MAIKITECPRDAMQGIHDFITTDVKAEYINLLLQVGFDTIDFGSFVSPKAIPQLQDTAEVLKKLDLSSTSSKLLAIIANYRGAEDAVKHEEITYLGYPFSISETFQLRNTNSTIEQAFETVQRINELSNENGKQLLVYLSMGFGNPYGDEWNTGIIEHWAEKLVAEGIKNIALADTIGIANAEQISSIYPNLCHLFPDTEFGIHLHSTPDTWQPKIAAAYQSGCKRFDTALKGYGGCPMAKDDLTGNIATENLIAYLNTQDEPTGLNMDKFKEAMDYSGRVFGDVL, from the coding sequence ATGGCAATCAAAATAACCGAGTGCCCCCGCGATGCCATGCAGGGTATTCATGATTTTATTACTACCGATGTAAAGGCCGAATATATTAACCTGCTTTTACAAGTGGGTTTTGATACGATTGACTTCGGCAGTTTTGTATCTCCTAAAGCTATCCCCCAGTTACAGGATACGGCAGAGGTATTAAAGAAACTCGATCTGAGTAGTACCAGCTCGAAGCTACTGGCTATCATTGCCAATTACCGGGGCGCCGAAGACGCGGTTAAACATGAGGAGATCACCTATCTCGGTTATCCTTTTTCCATATCCGAAACTTTTCAGCTCCGAAATACAAACTCTACCATTGAGCAGGCCTTTGAAACTGTGCAGCGGATAAATGAATTGAGTAATGAAAACGGTAAGCAATTACTGGTTTATCTGTCTATGGGCTTCGGGAACCCTTATGGCGATGAATGGAATACCGGCATCATTGAACACTGGGCAGAAAAGCTTGTTGCTGAAGGAATAAAAAATATAGCCCTTGCCGATACCATAGGTATTGCGAATGCAGAACAGATCAGCAGTATTTACCCAAACCTTTGCCATTTATTCCCGGATACCGAATTTGGCATCCACCTGCATTCTACGCCTGATACCTGGCAGCCTAAAATAGCCGCAGCCTACCAAAGCGGTTGTAAACGTTTTGATACTGCCCTTAAAGGCTACGGAGGCTGTCCAATGGCCAAAGATGACCTTACAGGCAATATCGCCACCGAAAACCTGATAGCTTATCTTAACACGCAAGACGAGCCAACAGGGCTTAATATGGATAAATTTAAGGAAGCGATGGATTATTCGGGGAGGGTGTTTGGAGATGTTTTATAA
- a CDS encoding NAD(P)/FAD-dependent oxidoreductase — MNTSNNSKFPLVVIVGGGFGGLQVAKQLKDKPVDVLMLDKHNYHTFQPLLYQVAMGSLESESIAFSLRKNFASQKNFRFRIAEVTRVDADSNMLETTIGNIAYDYLVIATGSTTNFFGNKDIEHYAMPMKSIPEALNLRYSILQNIEEALLKVGKAERDPYLTFVLVGAGPTGVELAGSLAELRNHVLTKDYPELKKEDMKVYLVDFLPKVLGPFSEQASNAARTFLSNMGVEVLTGVKVESYNGEEIKFEGGKTIRTKNVIWSAGVMGVIPEGFDKDAIERGNRIKVDSIGRVAGFNNVFAIGDVAAMITDETPKGHPGVAQVAIQMGQHVAKNIIHIINGEQTSPFKYNDKGSLATIGRNKAVADLGKVKFQGFFAWLVWMFVHLISLLGGRNKVIVFINWVSSYVTYNGGTRLIIRKFEREGLTEDQHLPNTVD, encoded by the coding sequence ATGAATACATCCAATAATTCCAAATTTCCTTTAGTAGTGATAGTGGGCGGCGGCTTCGGCGGTCTGCAGGTGGCAAAGCAACTAAAGGACAAACCGGTTGACGTTTTGATGCTTGATAAGCACAACTACCATACATTTCAGCCCCTGTTATACCAGGTGGCTATGGGCAGCCTTGAATCGGAGTCGATAGCTTTTTCATTAAGGAAGAATTTTGCCAGTCAGAAAAACTTCCGGTTTAGGATTGCTGAGGTAACCAGGGTTGATGCGGATAGCAACATGCTCGAAACAACCATAGGCAATATAGCTTATGATTACCTGGTAATAGCAACCGGCTCAACCACCAACTTTTTTGGCAATAAGGACATCGAGCATTATGCTATGCCGATGAAATCAATCCCTGAGGCGCTGAACCTCCGGTATTCTATTTTGCAGAACATTGAGGAGGCCCTGCTTAAAGTTGGCAAGGCCGAGCGCGATCCTTACCTTACCTTTGTGCTGGTAGGAGCCGGACCAACCGGTGTTGAGCTAGCAGGCTCGCTTGCCGAGCTCCGAAACCACGTTTTAACCAAAGATTATCCAGAACTCAAGAAAGAGGATATGAAGGTTTACCTGGTCGACTTTTTGCCGAAAGTACTTGGGCCTTTTTCCGAGCAGGCATCAAACGCCGCACGCACTTTCCTCTCCAATATGGGCGTTGAGGTGCTAACCGGCGTAAAGGTGGAAAGCTATAATGGCGAAGAGATTAAATTTGAAGGCGGTAAAACCATCCGTACCAAAAACGTGATCTGGAGTGCCGGAGTTATGGGTGTTATTCCCGAAGGTTTTGATAAGGACGCTATTGAACGTGGCAATAGAATAAAGGTAGATAGCATTGGTCGCGTAGCTGGCTTTAACAATGTGTTTGCAATTGGCGACGTAGCAGCAATGATCACCGACGAAACGCCTAAAGGACACCCCGGTGTGGCACAGGTAGCGATACAGATGGGGCAGCATGTAGCTAAAAACATCATTCATATCATCAACGGCGAACAAACCTCACCTTTTAAATACAATGATAAAGGCTCGTTGGCAACCATTGGCCGCAATAAAGCGGTGGCCGATTTGGGTAAAGTAAAGTTCCAGGGATTTTTTGCATGGCTGGTGTGGATGTTTGTGCACCTGATATCGCTTTTAGGAGGCCGTAACAAGGTGATCGTATTCATTAACTGGGTATCGAGCTATGTGACCTATAATGGCGGTACAAGGCTTATAATCCGCAAATTTGAGCGCGAAGGCTTAACGGAAGATCAGCATTTGCCTAATACGGTTGATTAG
- the secDF gene encoding protein translocase subunit SecDF, with product MQGKGVIKFFAILLAVVCLYQLSFTWVAHKVESDAREYSKGDSTKEKTYLDSISNQPVYPLLKHDYAYVKQREIALGLDLKGGMNVTMQIQLDELVRKIANNNPDATFNQALANADKLQANAQTNQKDYIALFVSEYEKLNPNGKLAAIFSTKDNQDHLKFNASNSEVKTYLEDLASTAVKQSFTVLNTRINQFGVTQPNIQLQQGSNRILVELPGVKEPERVRKLLSGSAKLEFYETFDNAEAYQYLINVDNLLAAKSKTAKADTGKSAKADTTAKLAAGKADTAKGSSLLSKVQKNAAKNDTSAASLSKTKLASQHPLFAVMSLNVGQGANGQQQLGPGPVVGYAPLQDTAKVNSYLHSADVLAVIPRNIKFLWEVKPVKNTKTFALYAIKLTGADNGPVLSGDVINDARADNDQKGSPEVVMIMNSEGAQKWRAVTAEASSGTNKKAIAIVLDDNVYSAPTVQNEISGGVSSISGNFTIDDTRDLANVLKAGRLPAPAHIVSESIVGPSLGQEAITAGITSSVLGLVVVLIFMIAYYNRAGTVAVVAVVINIFFLMGVLTSLGAVLTVPGVAGIVLTLGIAVDANVLVYERVREELGLGKSLRVAVSDGFKHALPSILDSQISTFLTGLILFVFGSGPIQGFATTLMIGIATSLFCSLLISRVIFEWMLDKGMDIKFSNPWSSHTFKNANFAFVKNRGKFYIFSGLFIAAGLVSIFTRGFTYGVDFEGGRNYIVSFPNKTVTTEQIHEAIDATLGRSTEVKTMGTDKFSITTNYLFNDNSTAADAKVRATLVSTLANKAETKISDSNILGGSKVSATIADELKTSAIYTVLFAIFVISAYILIRFRKWQFSLGAMIATAHDALLVLSFFSLFNGFLPFSLDIDQAFIAAILTVIGYSINDTVVVFDRIREFLEHSNKNEKPEEVINKAINSTLSRTIITALTVVFVLLVLFIFGGDVIKGFSFALLIGVLFGTYSSICVATPVIVDFGKKDLK from the coding sequence ATGCAAGGCAAAGGGGTTATTAAATTTTTCGCCATACTACTGGCAGTGGTGTGCTTATACCAGCTATCATTTACGTGGGTGGCCCATAAAGTTGAGAGTGATGCCAGGGAATACTCCAAAGGAGATTCTACAAAAGAGAAAACTTATTTAGATTCGATCTCTAACCAGCCGGTATATCCGCTGTTAAAACATGACTATGCTTATGTAAAGCAAAGGGAAATTGCATTAGGTTTGGACCTTAAGGGTGGTATGAACGTTACCATGCAGATCCAGCTTGATGAACTTGTTAGGAAAATCGCCAATAACAATCCTGATGCTACTTTTAACCAGGCTTTGGCTAATGCCGATAAATTACAGGCTAACGCTCAAACCAACCAGAAAGATTACATCGCGTTATTTGTAAGCGAATACGAAAAGCTAAACCCTAACGGTAAGCTTGCCGCCATCTTTTCAACAAAAGATAACCAGGACCACCTGAAGTTTAATGCTTCAAACAGCGAGGTTAAAACTTACCTTGAGGATCTGGCTTCAACAGCGGTTAAACAATCATTTACTGTTTTGAACACCCGTATCAACCAGTTTGGTGTAACCCAGCCTAACATTCAGTTGCAACAAGGTTCAAACAGGATTTTGGTTGAGTTGCCAGGTGTTAAAGAGCCGGAGCGTGTTCGTAAATTGCTTTCAGGTTCGGCAAAATTGGAGTTTTACGAAACTTTTGACAACGCTGAGGCTTACCAATACCTGATCAACGTTGATAACCTGCTTGCAGCTAAAAGCAAAACAGCTAAAGCCGATACAGGTAAATCAGCAAAAGCTGATACTACTGCTAAACTTGCTGCCGGAAAAGCAGATACTGCTAAAGGTAGTTCATTGTTAAGCAAGGTTCAGAAAAACGCTGCTAAAAACGATACTTCAGCTGCTTCATTAAGCAAAACAAAATTGGCTTCACAGCACCCGCTGTTTGCTGTAATGTCATTAAATGTTGGCCAGGGTGCAAACGGTCAGCAGCAATTAGGCCCTGGCCCGGTTGTTGGTTATGCTCCATTACAAGATACTGCTAAAGTTAACTCATACCTGCACAGCGCGGATGTTTTGGCGGTTATCCCACGTAACATCAAATTTTTGTGGGAAGTAAAACCGGTTAAAAACACTAAAACTTTCGCCTTATACGCTATTAAACTTACCGGTGCTGATAATGGCCCTGTACTGTCAGGCGACGTAATTAACGATGCCCGTGCTGATAACGACCAGAAAGGCAGCCCCGAGGTTGTGATGATCATGAACTCAGAAGGTGCTCAAAAATGGCGTGCCGTTACTGCCGAAGCATCATCTGGTACTAACAAAAAAGCTATCGCCATCGTATTGGACGATAACGTATACTCTGCTCCTACTGTACAAAACGAAATTTCAGGTGGTGTATCGTCAATCTCTGGTAACTTCACCATTGATGACACCCGCGACTTAGCCAACGTATTAAAAGCTGGCCGTTTACCTGCTCCTGCTCACATCGTATCTGAGTCAATTGTAGGTCCGTCATTAGGTCAGGAAGCTATTACTGCAGGTATCACTTCAAGTGTTTTAGGTTTGGTGGTAGTGTTGATCTTCATGATTGCTTACTACAACCGTGCAGGTACTGTAGCGGTAGTTGCGGTAGTTATCAACATCTTCTTCCTGATGGGTGTATTAACCAGCTTAGGCGCGGTATTAACTGTACCGGGTGTTGCAGGTATCGTATTAACCTTGGGTATTGCGGTAGATGCTAACGTATTGGTTTACGAACGTGTACGTGAAGAGCTCGGCTTAGGCAAATCATTAAGGGTTGCTGTTTCTGACGGTTTCAAACACGCTTTACCTTCAATCCTTGACTCACAGATCAGTACATTCCTTACCGGTTTAATCCTGTTTGTGTTCGGTTCAGGTCCTATCCAGGGCTTTGCAACTACTTTGATGATCGGTATCGCTACTTCATTGTTCTGTTCATTATTGATTTCAAGGGTTATATTTGAGTGGATGCTTGATAAAGGCATGGATATCAAATTCTCTAACCCATGGAGCTCACATACCTTTAAAAATGCAAACTTCGCGTTCGTAAAAAACCGCGGTAAGTTCTACATTTTCTCAGGCTTGTTCATTGCTGCTGGTTTGGTATCTATCTTCACCCGCGGCTTTACCTACGGTGTTGACTTTGAAGGAGGCCGTAACTACATCGTTAGCTTCCCTAACAAAACTGTTACTACCGAGCAGATCCACGAGGCCATTGATGCTACTTTAGGTCGCAGTACCGAGGTTAAAACCATGGGTACCGATAAATTCAGTATCACAACCAACTACCTGTTTAATGATAACTCAACCGCTGCAGATGCTAAAGTACGCGCTACATTGGTGAGCACATTAGCTAATAAAGCCGAAACCAAAATCAGCGACAGCAACATTTTGGGTGGTTCAAAAGTAAGTGCTACCATTGCCGATGAGTTAAAAACATCAGCTATTTATACTGTATTGTTTGCCATCTTCGTGATCTCGGCTTACATCCTGATCCGTTTCCGTAAATGGCAGTTCAGCTTAGGCGCGATGATCGCTACAGCTCACGATGCGCTGTTGGTATTATCGTTCTTCTCATTGTTCAATGGTTTCCTTCCATTCTCATTGGATATTGACCAGGCGTTTATCGCGGCTATCCTTACAGTTATCGGTTACTCGATTAACGATACCGTGGTAGTATTTGACAGGATCCGTGAATTCCTTGAGCACTCTAACAAAAACGAAAAACCAGAAGAGGTTATCAACAAAGCCATCAACAGTACATTAAGCCGTACCATTATCACTGCTTTAACCGTGGTATTCGTATTGTTAGTATTGTTCATCTTTGGTGGTGATGTGATCAAAGGCTTCTCATTCGCGTTATTAATTGGTGTTCTTTTCGGTACATACTCGTCGATCTGTGTGGCAACACCGGTAATCGTTGACTTTGGAAAGAAAGACCTTAAATAA
- a CDS encoding dihydrofolate reductase, which yields MILSIIVAIAKNHAIGKDNKLLWYLPNDLKHFKDVTSGHTVIMGRKTFDSVGKPLPKRRNIVVTRQAISIEGCEVVPSIEAAIELCKTEEEVFVVGGAEIYRQSIPLTNRIYLTIIDQDFEGDTFFPELNPDEWQEKDREDFEPDEKNKYKYSFITLERR from the coding sequence ATGATACTAAGCATCATCGTAGCCATAGCCAAAAACCATGCTATTGGCAAAGACAATAAACTACTCTGGTACCTGCCTAACGATCTGAAACATTTCAAGGATGTTACTTCCGGGCATACCGTGATCATGGGCCGCAAAACTTTTGATTCTGTTGGTAAGCCTTTGCCTAAGCGCCGCAATATTGTTGTTACCCGTCAGGCCATCAGTATTGAGGGTTGCGAGGTAGTGCCATCTATTGAGGCAGCCATTGAGCTTTGCAAAACCGAGGAAGAAGTTTTTGTTGTTGGCGGGGCCGAGATCTACCGGCAGTCTATTCCGCTTACAAACCGCATATATCTCACCATAATAGACCAGGATTTTGAAGGGGACACATTTTTCCCGGAGTTAAATCCTGATGAGTGGCAGGAAAAAGATCGTGAAGATTTTGAGCCCGACGAAAAAAACAAGTATAAATATTCGTTTATCACACTTGAACGTCGGTAA
- a CDS encoding thymidylate synthase — MKQYLDLMRHVMETGAQKHDRTGTGTVSVFGYQMRFNLKDGFPMVTTKKLHLKSIIHELIWFLSGDSNIRYLKENGVRIWDEWADENGDLGPVYGKQWRSWPTPDGGHIDQIKQVVNQLKNNPDSRRIIVSAWNVAEVNQMALPPCHSLFQFYVAPPDTTKGETKGKLSCQLYQRSADIFLGVPFNIASYALLTMMMAQVCDLDLGDFVHTFGDAHLYNNHMEQARLQLSRDPRPLPTMKINPEVKDIFSFKFEDFTLENYDPWPHIKAEVAV; from the coding sequence ATGAAACAGTATCTCGACCTGATGAGGCATGTGATGGAAACCGGCGCGCAAAAGCATGACAGAACCGGCACCGGTACGGTAAGTGTGTTTGGCTACCAGATGCGTTTCAACCTTAAGGATGGTTTCCCGATGGTGACCACCAAAAAGCTCCACCTCAAATCTATTATTCACGAGCTCATCTGGTTTTTGAGCGGCGACAGCAATATCCGTTACCTGAAAGAAAACGGCGTACGCATCTGGGATGAATGGGCCGACGAGAACGGCGATCTTGGCCCGGTGTACGGCAAACAGTGGCGCTCATGGCCAACGCCAGATGGCGGTCATATCGACCAGATTAAACAAGTGGTAAACCAGCTTAAAAATAACCCCGACTCGCGCCGCATCATTGTATCGGCATGGAACGTTGCCGAGGTTAACCAGATGGCCCTGCCGCCGTGCCATAGCTTGTTCCAGTTTTACGTAGCTCCGCCCGATACTACAAAGGGCGAAACTAAAGGAAAGCTCTCTTGTCAGCTATACCAAAGGAGTGCTGATATATTTCTGGGAGTTCCGTTCAACATTGCGTCTTATGCCCTGCTCACCATGATGATGGCGCAGGTATGCGATCTTGACCTTGGCGACTTTGTACACACCTTTGGCGATGCCCATTTGTACAACAACCATATGGAGCAGGCACGTCTGCAACTAAGCCGCGATCCGCGTCCGTTGCCAACCATGAAAATCAACCCGGAGGTTAAAGATATCTTCTCGTTCAAGTTTGAAGATTTCACGCTCGAGAACTATGATCCATGGCCACACATTAAGGCGGAAGTGGCGGTGTAA